In Bacteroidales bacterium, a genomic segment contains:
- a CDS encoding DUF218 domain-containing protein produces MRPIVRYIFLFLAGIIGILLIWFMAGPFVLRGPLEKPGNQCGLLAAEGWLPESVLNAVADIYTRGCYRKLLVTGVTLPDEVEMLFRGKLVMYPAGSLSLQPGDTLYLKLRGTKALGERAAGHVWMNDTLVGAVFSSRRARWVPLPVPYSFPAVESIGISFDNDAWTRYADRNLYVYGLKIRGKEYLPRSMRAIYIRYLGSGVDTVDLNFSSVPGQAAWFLHRFGIPDNQMDVIAVQGIHSDKTWHSMKALAEFARSHYATDSSLVIVTHPFHARRTLMLARKAFGPSVKVSVIAPFPSRTWWKSGNEIKMFVKESAGLFWAFFRKPALH; encoded by the coding sequence ATGAGACCTATCGTACGGTACATTTTTCTTTTTCTGGCAGGCATAATTGGTATTCTGTTGATATGGTTTATGGCCGGGCCTTTTGTACTGAGGGGGCCTCTGGAGAAGCCCGGAAATCAATGCGGACTTCTTGCGGCCGAAGGCTGGCTGCCGGAATCGGTTTTAAACGCGGTTGCCGATATTTACACCAGGGGATGTTACCGTAAGTTGCTGGTGACGGGAGTTACCCTGCCCGATGAAGTAGAGATGCTGTTCCGGGGGAAGCTTGTTATGTATCCGGCCGGTTCTCTCAGCCTGCAGCCCGGTGATACCCTGTACCTGAAACTGAGAGGAACCAAAGCTTTGGGAGAGAGGGCGGCAGGTCACGTCTGGATGAATGATACTCTGGTGGGGGCCGTTTTCTCCTCCCGGAGAGCCCGTTGGGTGCCATTACCGGTGCCGTATTCCTTTCCTGCAGTTGAATCCATTGGTATCAGCTTTGACAACGACGCGTGGACACGCTATGCCGACCGCAATTTGTATGTTTATGGTTTAAAAATCAGGGGGAAGGAATACCTGCCGCGCAGCATGCGAGCCATTTATATACGGTATCTCGGAAGTGGAGTCGATACGGTGGATCTCAATTTCAGCTCGGTTCCGGGCCAGGCAGCATGGTTTCTTCACCGGTTCGGAATTCCTGACAATCAAATGGATGTTATTGCTGTTCAGGGTATTCATTCCGATAAAACCTGGCACTCCATGAAGGCTCTGGCTGAATTTGCAAGATCCCATTACGCAACCGACAGTTCCCTTGTAATTGTTACGCATCCGTTTCATGCCCGCCGCACCCTGATGCTGGCAAGGAAGGCTTTCGGCCCGTCGGTCAAAGTGAGCGTCATTGCTCCTTTCCCATCCCGTACCTGGTGGAAAAGTGGAAACGAGATAAAAATG